The Micromonospora sp. M71_S20 genome has a window encoding:
- a CDS encoding peptidylprolyl isomerase, translating to MAEAVYATLHTNAGPIRLELFQNHAPKTVKNFVDLAEGNREYTDPRTGQPGSGPYYDGTISHRVISGFMIQMGDPTGTGRGGPGYKFGDEFHPELRFDQPYLLAMANAGPGTNGSQFFITVSPTPHLNNRHTIFGKVADEQSAKVVDTIANTPTGPNDRPLQDVVIERVEIERTAA from the coding sequence GTGGCCGAGGCTGTCTACGCCACCTTGCACACCAACGCTGGCCCGATCCGGCTGGAGCTCTTCCAGAACCACGCCCCGAAGACCGTCAAGAACTTCGTCGACCTGGCGGAGGGCAACCGCGAATACACCGACCCGCGTACGGGTCAGCCGGGCAGCGGGCCGTACTACGACGGCACCATCTCGCACCGGGTGATCAGCGGCTTCATGATCCAGATGGGCGACCCGACCGGCACCGGCCGCGGTGGCCCGGGTTACAAGTTCGGTGACGAGTTTCACCCGGAGCTGCGCTTCGACCAGCCGTACCTGCTGGCGATGGCGAACGCCGGGCCGGGCACCAACGGCTCGCAGTTCTTCATCACCGTCTCGCCGACGCCGCACCTGAACAACCGGCACACCATCTTCGGGAAGGTGGCCGACGAGCAGTCCGCGAAGGTCGTCGACACGATCGCCAACACCCCGACCGGTCCGAACGACCGGCCGTTGCAGGACGTCGTCATCGAGCGGGTCGAGATCGAGCGGACCGCTGCCTGA
- a CDS encoding rhomboid family intramembrane serine protease produces the protein MSESPPTTPVCYRHPGRETYVRCTRCDRPICPDCMREASVGFQCPECVAEGRRSVRPARTAFGGGAAGRHGYVTKALIALNVLLMLLSIASDRGGDAAVGGSGFGGLMGGSTPLTDWGSVLGGAIFPDGTVGGIAEGEWYRLVTAMFLHYGVVHLLLNMWALWVLGRSLEASLGPLRFLALYLVAGLGGNVAAYLFSAENQLTAGASTSIFGLFAALVVIERKMGRDISQVLPVLVINLVFTFTVPGISIPGHLGGLVVGALLALVFAYAPRSRRSLVQLAGVAVIVAALIGLALVRTAAIVGG, from the coding sequence GTGAGCGAGTCGCCACCCACCACCCCGGTCTGCTACCGGCACCCCGGCCGGGAGACGTACGTGCGGTGCACCCGCTGCGACCGGCCGATCTGCCCGGACTGCATGCGGGAGGCGTCGGTCGGGTTCCAGTGCCCGGAGTGCGTGGCGGAGGGACGTCGTAGCGTGCGGCCGGCGCGTACCGCCTTCGGTGGTGGTGCCGCCGGCCGGCACGGCTACGTCACCAAGGCGCTGATCGCGCTCAACGTGCTGCTGATGCTGCTCTCCATCGCCTCGGACCGGGGCGGGGACGCGGCGGTCGGCGGCTCCGGCTTCGGCGGCCTGATGGGCGGCAGCACCCCGCTGACCGACTGGGGCTCCGTGCTCGGCGGCGCGATCTTCCCGGACGGCACGGTCGGCGGCATCGCCGAGGGCGAGTGGTACCGCCTGGTCACCGCGATGTTCCTGCACTACGGCGTGGTCCACCTGCTGCTGAACATGTGGGCGCTGTGGGTGCTCGGGCGGTCGCTGGAGGCCAGCCTCGGGCCGCTGCGTTTCCTGGCGCTCTACCTGGTCGCCGGGCTGGGCGGGAACGTCGCCGCCTACCTGTTCAGCGCGGAGAACCAGCTCACCGCCGGCGCCTCCACGTCGATCTTCGGCCTGTTCGCCGCGCTGGTGGTCATCGAACGGAAGATGGGCCGGGACATCTCCCAGGTGCTCCCCGTCCTGGTGATCAACCTGGTCTTCACGTTCACCGTGCCGGGCATCTCGATCCCCGGGCACCTGGGCGGCCTGGTGGTCGGCGCGCTGCTGGCGCTCGTGTTCGCGTACGCCCCGAGGTCGCGCCGGTCGCTGGTGCAGCTCGCGGGCGTCGCGGTGATCGTGGCGGCGCTGATCGGTCTGGCCCTGGTCCGCACCGCGGCCATCGTCGGCGGCTGA
- a CDS encoding PH domain-containing protein, which yields MSPDPAPTRQWRVPPTLPALKLTGAVALLALALLLDGGDPVRLALAVLTAAALAGWAARDLIVPVRLAVDPDGITVVRGFAGHRRLPWSAVEKVTVDRRARRGLTSELLEIDAGESLHLFGRHDLGADPAEVAEALHEARPH from the coding sequence ATGTCTCCCGACCCGGCCCCGACCCGGCAGTGGCGGGTGCCGCCCACCCTGCCGGCGCTCAAGCTGACCGGCGCGGTCGCGCTGCTCGCGCTGGCCCTGCTCCTCGACGGGGGCGACCCGGTCCGGTTGGCGCTGGCCGTGCTCACCGCCGCCGCGCTCGCCGGCTGGGCCGCGCGGGACCTGATCGTGCCCGTCCGGCTCGCCGTCGACCCGGACGGGATCACCGTCGTCCGGGGCTTCGCCGGGCACCGGCGGCTGCCCTGGTCGGCCGTCGAGAAGGTGACCGTGGACCGCCGCGCGCGGCGGGGCCTGACCAGCGAGCTGCTGGAGATCGACGCGGGGGAGTCGCTGCACCTCTTCGGCCGCCACGACCTCGGCGCGGATCCCGCCGAGGTGGCCGAGGCCCTGCACGAGGCCCGCCCGCACTGA
- a CDS encoding acetyl-CoA C-acyltransferase, translated as MSDAVIVGAVRTPVGRRKGSLAAVHPVDLSAHVLRALAERTGIDPAQVDDVVWGCVSQVGDQSWNVARNGVLAAGWPESVPGTTLDRQCGSSQQALHFAAATVLSGQADLVVAGGVESMTRVAMGSSVAGGSPFSDQLRDRYRGVEGFADDAPLPFNQGVGAELIAERWRLSRTQLDEFALASHEKAAAAQDAGAFDAEIAPVALADGGKFAADEGIRRDTSLEKLGELATPFRADGVVTAGSASQISDGAAALAVTTSEWASRHGLRPLARVHTAVVAADDPVTMLTAPIPATAKALRRAGLGIEEIGVYEVNEAFAPVPLAWLAETEADPERLNPRGGAIALGHPLGGSGARIMCTMLAHMRDNDIRYGLQTMCEGGGMANATIVELL; from the coding sequence ATGAGTGACGCAGTCATCGTCGGCGCGGTACGCACCCCGGTGGGGCGGCGCAAGGGCAGCCTGGCCGCCGTGCACCCGGTCGATCTCTCGGCGCACGTGCTGCGCGCCCTCGCCGAGCGCACCGGCATCGACCCGGCGCAGGTCGACGACGTGGTCTGGGGCTGCGTCTCCCAGGTCGGCGACCAGTCGTGGAACGTCGCCCGCAACGGCGTGCTCGCCGCCGGCTGGCCCGAGTCGGTGCCCGGCACCACGCTCGACCGGCAGTGCGGCTCCAGCCAGCAGGCCCTGCACTTCGCCGCCGCCACCGTCCTCTCCGGCCAGGCCGACCTGGTCGTCGCCGGTGGCGTCGAGTCGATGACCCGGGTCGCGATGGGCTCCAGCGTGGCCGGCGGGTCGCCCTTCAGCGACCAGCTGCGCGACCGCTACCGCGGCGTCGAGGGCTTCGCCGACGACGCGCCGCTGCCGTTCAACCAGGGCGTCGGGGCGGAGCTGATCGCCGAGCGCTGGCGCCTGTCCCGCACGCAGCTCGACGAGTTCGCCCTCGCCAGCCACGAGAAGGCCGCCGCCGCGCAGGACGCCGGTGCCTTCGACGCCGAGATCGCCCCGGTCGCCCTGGCCGACGGCGGCAAGTTCGCCGCCGACGAGGGCATCCGGCGGGACACCTCGCTGGAGAAGCTCGGCGAGCTGGCCACCCCGTTCCGCGCCGACGGGGTCGTCACCGCCGGCTCCGCGTCGCAGATCTCCGACGGCGCGGCGGCGCTCGCCGTCACCACCAGCGAGTGGGCCAGCCGGCACGGCCTGCGCCCGCTGGCGCGCGTGCACACCGCCGTCGTCGCCGCCGACGACCCCGTCACCATGCTCACCGCGCCCATCCCGGCCACCGCGAAGGCGCTGCGCCGCGCGGGGCTGGGCATCGAGGAGATCGGGGTGTACGAGGTGAACGAGGCGTTCGCGCCGGTGCCGCTGGCCTGGCTGGCGGAGACCGAGGCGGACCCGGAGCGGCTCAACCCGCGCGGCGGCGCCATCGCCCTCGGCCACCCGCTCGGCGGGTCCGGCGCCCGGATCATGTGCACCATGCTCGCCCACATGCGGGACAACGACATCCGCTACGGCCTCCAGACGATGTGCGAGGGCGGCGGCATGGCCAACGCGACCATCGTCGAGCTGCTGTAG
- a CDS encoding phosphotransferase has protein sequence MTDAAAPRADWADPHWRETALDWIGEQLGRHGRRVVGPVEPRVRPWSLVWRVPTDAGDVWFKANNPGTRHEAALLAALARLAPDRVLDPVAVDAERGWSLLPDGGRTLRDALGGDRSLLSRWERVLPEYAHLQRAVAPRAGELLALGVPDHRPEVLPELFEALLDDEESLLLGAEDGLTAEAYGRLRAHRSAFAEDCRRLAASGLAPTVQHDDLHDGNVFVAGDGHRFFDWGDASVAHPFGTLLVTLNSVADGFGLPDGDPALAWLRDAYLEPWSDGHDRATLREAARLAVRVTRVSRALSWRRALPIADPTRAEYAAAVPGWLQELFAPDPV, from the coding sequence GTGACCGACGCCGCCGCCCCCCGCGCCGACTGGGCCGACCCGCACTGGCGGGAGACCGCCCTCGACTGGATCGGCGAGCAACTCGGTCGGCACGGCCGCCGGGTCGTCGGGCCGGTCGAGCCACGGGTCCGGCCCTGGTCGCTGGTCTGGCGGGTGCCGACCGACGCCGGGGACGTCTGGTTCAAGGCGAACAACCCCGGCACCCGGCACGAGGCCGCGCTGCTGGCCGCGTTGGCCCGGCTCGCCCCCGACCGGGTGCTCGACCCGGTCGCCGTGGACGCCGAGCGCGGCTGGTCCCTGCTGCCCGACGGCGGCCGGACGCTGCGCGACGCGTTGGGCGGCGACCGGAGCCTGCTGAGCCGCTGGGAGCGGGTCCTGCCCGAGTACGCGCACCTCCAGCGCGCGGTCGCGCCCCGGGCCGGCGAACTGCTCGCCCTCGGCGTGCCCGACCACCGGCCGGAGGTGCTGCCGGAGCTGTTCGAGGCGCTGCTGGACGACGAGGAGTCGCTGCTGCTCGGGGCGGAGGACGGGCTCACCGCCGAGGCGTACGGGCGGCTGCGCGCCCACCGGTCCGCCTTCGCCGAGGACTGCCGGCGACTGGCCGCGTCGGGTCTCGCGCCGACCGTCCAGCACGACGACCTGCACGACGGCAACGTGTTCGTGGCCGGCGACGGGCACCGCTTCTTCGACTGGGGCGACGCCTCGGTGGCCCACCCGTTCGGCACCCTGCTGGTGACGCTCAACTCGGTCGCGGACGGGTTCGGGCTGCCCGACGGCGACCCGGCGCTGGCGTGGCTGCGCGACGCCTACCTGGAGCCGTGGTCGGACGGGCACGACCGGGCGACGCTGCGCGAGGCGGCCCGCCTGGCCGTCCGCGTCACCCGGGTCAGCCGGGCGCTCTCGTGGCGCCGCGCCCTTCCGATCGCCGACCCGACCCGGGCGGAGTACGCCGCCGCGGTGCCGGGCTGGTTGCAGGAACTGTTCGCGCCGGATCCGGTCTGA
- a CDS encoding response regulator transcription factor: MTVDAAPRGLVLVVEDEPAIADLVRLYLTRDGFGVHLERDGAAGLAAARRLRPVACVLDIALPALTGTEVCRRLREAGDWTPVIFLTARDDEVDRVVGLELGADDYVTKPFSPRELVARVRAVLRRTAGTPEGTGLPRVVGAVALDPTRRTVTVAGTPVQLTSTEFDLLAHLMARPGRVFTREELLAGVWGYAAHAGTRTVDVHVAQVRAKLGAAGVIRTHRGVGYSADG, encoded by the coding sequence GTGACCGTCGACGCCGCGCCCCGCGGGCTCGTCCTCGTGGTGGAGGACGAGCCGGCCATCGCCGACCTGGTCCGGCTCTACCTGACCCGGGACGGCTTCGGCGTACACCTGGAAAGGGACGGGGCGGCCGGGCTGGCCGCCGCCCGCCGCCTGCGCCCGGTGGCCTGCGTCCTCGACATCGCGCTGCCCGCCCTGACCGGCACCGAGGTCTGCCGGCGCCTGCGCGAGGCCGGCGACTGGACGCCGGTCATCTTCCTCACCGCCCGCGACGACGAGGTGGACCGCGTCGTCGGGCTGGAACTGGGGGCGGACGACTACGTCACCAAGCCGTTCAGCCCCCGCGAACTGGTCGCCCGGGTGCGGGCGGTGCTGCGACGCACCGCCGGGACGCCCGAGGGCACGGGCCTGCCCCGGGTCGTCGGCGCGGTGGCTCTCGACCCGACCCGCCGCACGGTGACCGTCGCGGGCACCCCGGTCCAGCTCACCTCCACCGAGTTCGACCTGCTGGCGCACCTGATGGCCCGACCGGGCCGGGTCTTCACCAGGGAGGAGCTGCTCGCCGGGGTCTGGGGGTACGCGGCGCACGCCGGCACCCGGACCGTCGACGTGCACGTCGCACAGGTCCGGGCGAAGCTGGGCGCGGCCGGCGTGATCCGCACCCACCGGGGCGTCGGGTACTCCGCCGATGGCTGA
- a CDS encoding sensor histidine kinase KdpD: MAEPTVAPPSAPRHRPGRTLTSRAVLVTCAVALVSVLVTAIVAVPLAVRGVERRDQEALAAQARLAAEVLRPRLETGRTADEERIVRQLNAQGVDAYLVRGGVAERPGLPPRVVRRVAEGRNVSTRRPLDGRRTLIEGRALPGGNGVVLTRSRPTAPWRQVVPSLWLPLLAGLAAGVVAGLLLARRLARPIRRAADAAARLRAGDRAVRVPVEPPDEVADLAYALNGLAAALATSEGRQREFLLSVSHELRTPLTAIRGYAEALADGVIGPVDAPDAGRTVLAEAQHLDRLVSDLLALARLEAADFPLEPVPVDLARLAADAGRTWADRCAKVGVPFRAEVPDAPVPAYTDPGRIRQVVDGLLENALRVVPPGAPIVLAVRAAGADPLAGGVVEVRDGGPGFTDDDLAVAFERGALHQRYRGVRKVGTGLGLALAAGLVRRLGGEIAAGHAPEGGAAFTVRLPPDPYLTRTSV; the protein is encoded by the coding sequence ATGGCTGAGCCGACCGTCGCGCCGCCGTCGGCGCCGCGGCACCGTCCCGGCCGGACGCTGACGTCCCGCGCGGTGCTGGTCACCTGCGCGGTCGCCCTGGTCTCGGTGCTGGTCACCGCGATCGTCGCGGTGCCCCTGGCGGTACGCGGCGTGGAACGACGCGACCAGGAGGCGCTGGCCGCCCAGGCCCGGCTCGCGGCCGAGGTGCTGCGCCCCAGGCTGGAGACCGGGCGGACCGCCGACGAGGAGCGGATCGTCCGGCAGCTGAACGCCCAGGGCGTCGACGCGTACCTCGTCCGGGGCGGGGTGGCCGAGCGCCCCGGCCTGCCGCCGCGGGTGGTGCGGCGCGTCGCCGAGGGGCGCAACGTGTCGACCCGCCGTCCGCTCGACGGGCGGCGCACGCTGATCGAGGGACGCGCCCTGCCCGGCGGCAACGGGGTGGTGCTGACCCGCTCCCGGCCCACCGCGCCGTGGCGGCAGGTGGTGCCCAGCCTCTGGCTGCCGCTGCTGGCCGGGCTCGCCGCCGGGGTGGTCGCCGGGCTGCTGCTCGCCCGCCGGCTGGCCCGACCGATCCGGCGTGCCGCCGACGCCGCCGCCCGGCTGCGCGCCGGGGACCGGGCGGTGCGCGTGCCGGTGGAGCCGCCCGACGAGGTGGCCGACCTGGCGTACGCGCTGAACGGGCTGGCCGCCGCGCTGGCCACGAGCGAGGGCCGGCAGCGGGAGTTCCTGCTCTCCGTCTCGCACGAGCTGCGCACCCCGCTGACCGCGATCCGGGGCTACGCCGAGGCACTGGCCGACGGGGTGATCGGGCCGGTGGACGCGCCCGACGCGGGTCGTACCGTGCTCGCGGAGGCGCAGCACCTGGACCGGCTGGTCAGCGACCTGCTGGCGTTGGCCCGGCTGGAGGCCGCCGACTTCCCGCTCGAACCGGTGCCGGTGGACCTCGCCCGGCTGGCCGCCGACGCGGGCCGGACCTGGGCCGACCGGTGCGCGAAGGTGGGGGTGCCGTTCCGCGCGGAGGTCCCGGACGCGCCGGTGCCGGCGTACACCGATCCGGGGCGCATCCGGCAGGTGGTGGACGGGCTGCTGGAGAACGCGCTGCGGGTCGTACCGCCGGGGGCGCCGATCGTGCTCGCGGTCCGGGCGGCCGGCGCGGACCCGCTGGCGGGCGGCGTCGTCGAGGTCCGCGACGGCGGACCGGGCTTCACCGACGACGACCTGGCGGTCGCCTTCGAGCGCGGCGCCCTGCACCAGCGCTACCGGGGGGTGCGCAAGGTCGGCACCGGGTTGGGGCTGGCGCTCGCCGCCGGCCTGGTCCGCCGGCTCGGCGGGGAGATCGCGGCCGGGCACGCGCCGGAGGGCGGCGCCGCGTTCACGGTCCGGCTGCCGCCGGATCCTTACCTGACCCGAACATCGGTCTGA